In Amycolatopsis sp. EV170708-02-1, the following are encoded in one genomic region:
- a CDS encoding MerR family transcriptional regulator — protein MLSIGEFSRLTHLSVRTLRRYHEAALLEPAVVDESTGYRYYGLDQIPTAQVIHRLRELDVPLSDVQRILRTPDPGVRAALVADHLQRLEDVLDRTRAAVVSLRRLLRPDPAPIDVELRAEPARTVAAVEAVVGHHEVEAWFAGAMAELEAAVGAAVSGPLGGCYDNALFEQERGRALVYLPTDVPPRSGRVHPVTLPAVELAVTTHVGEHDGVEVTYGELGTWVVENAMSVAGPVREVYLVGPRDADDPAAWRTEIGWPVFRVT, from the coding sequence GTGCTGAGCATTGGGGAGTTCTCGCGGCTGACCCACTTGAGCGTGCGGACGCTGCGGCGGTATCACGAGGCGGCCCTGCTGGAACCCGCCGTGGTGGACGAAAGCACCGGTTACCGCTACTACGGGCTCGACCAGATCCCGACCGCGCAGGTCATCCACCGGCTCCGCGAACTCGACGTCCCGTTGAGCGATGTGCAGCGCATCCTGCGGACCCCCGACCCCGGTGTCCGGGCGGCCCTGGTCGCGGACCACCTGCAACGCCTCGAGGACGTGCTCGACCGCACCCGGGCCGCGGTTGTGTCGCTGCGGCGCCTGCTCCGGCCCGACCCCGCGCCGATCGACGTCGAGCTGCGCGCGGAGCCTGCCCGGACGGTCGCGGCGGTGGAAGCCGTAGTCGGGCATCACGAGGTCGAGGCCTGGTTCGCTGGCGCGATGGCCGAGCTGGAGGCGGCCGTCGGCGCCGCCGTGTCCGGACCTCTGGGCGGCTGCTACGACAACGCCTTGTTCGAGCAGGAGCGCGGTCGCGCGCTCGTCTACCTGCCGACCGATGTACCACCCCGCAGCGGACGCGTGCACCCCGTAACTCTTCCGGCCGTGGAACTGGCCGTCACCACCCACGTCGGTGAGCACGACGGCGTCGAAGTCACCTACGGCGAACTCGGGACCTGGGTGGTGGAGAATGCGATGTCGGTGGCCGGGCCGGTGCGGGAGGTCTACCTCGTCGGCCCGCGTGACGCCGACGATCCCGCCGCGTGGCGCACCGAGATCGGCTGGCCGGTCTTTCGCGTCACCTGA
- a CDS encoding SDR family NAD(P)-dependent oxidoreductase, with translation MKVWFITGGTPGGFGLVYAEAALDQGDRVVVTVRRPAELREWAEPYGDRVLVLELDVTDAQQVRAAVKAAEDRYGGIDVLVNNAGRGWFGSVEGAPDETIRRTFDLNLFAVVDVVRAVLPGMRARGSGWIVNMSSVAGLVTAQGFGYYSAAKFAVEGLSEALRLEVEPFGVRVLVVEPGATRTKAFAGFQDQPVNETLTCR, from the coding sequence ATGAAGGTTTGGTTCATCACCGGTGGGACGCCCGGAGGGTTCGGTCTGGTCTACGCCGAGGCCGCACTGGACCAGGGCGATCGAGTCGTGGTGACCGTGCGTCGGCCTGCTGAGCTTCGGGAATGGGCTGAGCCTTACGGCGACCGCGTGCTGGTTCTTGAGCTCGACGTCACCGATGCCCAGCAAGTGCGTGCGGCGGTCAAGGCGGCGGAGGATCGGTACGGCGGAATCGACGTGCTCGTCAACAACGCGGGCCGCGGCTGGTTCGGTTCGGTCGAAGGGGCCCCTGACGAGACGATCCGCCGCACGTTCGACCTCAACCTGTTCGCCGTGGTCGACGTGGTGCGTGCCGTCCTGCCGGGTATGCGGGCACGCGGCAGCGGCTGGATCGTGAACATGTCGTCGGTGGCGGGCCTCGTCACCGCGCAGGGGTTCGGCTACTACTCGGCGGCGAAGTTCGCGGTCGAAGGACTGTCGGAGGCGCTGCGGCTCGAGGTCGAGCCGTTCGGTGTGCGGGTGCTCGTCGTAGAGCCGGGAGCAACCCGCACCAAAGCCTTCGCCGGCTTCCAGGACCAGCCCGTCAACGAGACGCTTACGTGCCGATGA
- a CDS encoding nuclear transport factor 2 family protein: MTQHTDSQSDLLPTTVREFFAAHVVHDADTASSFLTEDAVIIDQDETFRGREKTHAFLREAGTEFEYTTEQIGAHRADDNHWVVTLRLEGNFPGGIAELDYRFTLRDDRIAEIVIANHAA, encoded by the coding sequence ATGACACAGCACACCGATTCCCAGTCCGATCTGCTCCCGACCACCGTGCGGGAGTTTTTCGCCGCCCACGTCGTCCACGACGCCGACACCGCCTCGTCGTTCCTCACCGAGGACGCGGTGATCATCGACCAGGACGAGACCTTCCGCGGACGCGAGAAGACGCACGCGTTCCTGCGGGAAGCCGGGACCGAGTTCGAGTACACGACCGAACAGATCGGCGCGCACCGCGCAGACGACAACCACTGGGTCGTGACCCTGCGGCTCGAAGGCAACTTCCCCGGCGGGATCGCCGAGCTCGACTACCGGTTCACGCTCCGGGACGACCGCATCGCCGAAATCGTCATCGCCAACCACGCGGCCTGA
- a CDS encoding transposase, with protein sequence MNAIAERWISSARRECTDRLLITGRSHLHRVLDDYVRHYNVGRSHQGHDVGLRAPDDDPNVIPLPTALHRIMCRQRLGGLLNEYHPAA encoded by the coding sequence ATGAACGCGATCGCCGAACGATGGATTTCCTCGGCTCGCCGCGAATGTACTGACCGGCTGCTCATCACCGGCCGCAGCCACCTCCACCGGGTGCTCGACGACTACGTTCGGCATTACAACGTCGGCCGCAGCCACCAAGGTCACGACGTGGGGTTACGCGCGCCCGACGATGACCCCAACGTGATCCCGTTGCCCACTGCTCTCCACCGGATCATGTGCCGACAACGCCTGGGAGGACTGCTCAACGAGTACCATCCCGCCGCGTGA
- a CDS encoding YciI family protein, protein MTKYFLSLPHDSAEEPTMENMDPAELQEIMAAVGAFNTALEEADAFVTAGGLQPPSTATTVDYSGDTPVLTPGPFAEAKEYLGGFWIIEAENDDVAIEWTKQASRALRSRVEVRALQEEPGA, encoded by the coding sequence ATGACGAAGTACTTCCTGAGCCTCCCGCACGACTCCGCCGAGGAGCCGACGATGGAGAACATGGACCCCGCCGAACTGCAGGAGATCATGGCCGCGGTCGGCGCGTTCAACACCGCCCTCGAGGAGGCGGACGCGTTCGTGACCGCCGGCGGCCTGCAGCCGCCGTCGACCGCGACCACGGTGGACTACTCCGGTGACACCCCCGTGCTCACCCCTGGCCCGTTCGCCGAGGCCAAGGAGTACCTGGGCGGCTTCTGGATCATCGAGGCCGAAAACGACGACGTCGCGATCGAGTGGACCAAGCAGGCCTCGCGCGCGTTGCGGAGCAGGGTCGAGGTCCGCGCCCTCCAGGAGGAACCCGGCGCCTGA
- a CDS encoding tetratricopeptide repeat protein has protein sequence MHATHGGAAVAAVGGDFHFHQAAVPSAAAVVTTITGSTQVTRERFVGRAEQVTQLLELLDPVGQWPGPIVVSGMGGLGKTALASHTAAATVDRGWFPGGVLFVDLRGYDLQGQHVRPQQVFASMLRILAPDSPIPATLDEQATAYHQVLDRLATRERRVLLVLDNVATSTQIVDLLPQSGSHRVLVTSRDTFSVPAARQFALDVLKPEDALRLLTDGLVRRFPGDQRAELEPDAAHRIAVTVCGALPLALEITTAVLTGEPDLSIADLITELTAPDGTGVHRLSDGERIVATVIDQSWHRLRARHPDAARLLPLLTLNPGPDFHTDAAAALTGQPSATTVAWLRTLRHANLLHHTGNGRWAMHDLIRSHARDHLHDTATPDPSAATLGLLAHYVSATAAADRHLRVLPGDSLPGRFTGRAEALAWLDAERANLTAAVVLALAARCFEIAGFLADCLGAYLKWRRHISDLVTTSEHALTAARQLDDLGLLSSAWNNVGVALQEAGNSDGAIAALRKARDTHQELGDLHGEGLAWNNLGNTLRNVERFDEALTAHRKALDIFQKIGGLHSEGDAWHNLGNTLRDVERFDEALTALQKAHEIYQELGDLHGEGIAWNNLGNTLRNVERFDEALTAYRKAREIHQRLDDRHNEGNSWDGLGCALQAKRRFDEALTAHCKARDIHQELDDRHNEGKSWNNIGLVLQEMRRFDDAITAHSRALDIYQAVGDRCQEGLTWCCIVYALEELEEVMGAKAAEDAFSRVLTTADDTYIEDAVQEAMEKMDTRRSTRSPIPSSSDEK, from the coding sequence GTGCACGCCACGCACGGTGGCGCCGCCGTCGCCGCCGTGGGTGGGGACTTCCATTTTCATCAAGCCGCCGTGCCCAGCGCGGCCGCGGTCGTCACCACAATCACCGGCAGCACACAGGTAACTCGGGAGCGGTTCGTCGGCCGAGCCGAACAGGTCACCCAGCTCCTGGAGCTCCTCGACCCCGTCGGACAGTGGCCGGGACCGATCGTGGTGTCAGGGATGGGCGGGCTCGGCAAGACCGCCTTGGCCAGCCACACAGCGGCGGCCACCGTCGACCGGGGCTGGTTTCCCGGCGGTGTACTGTTCGTAGACCTGCGCGGCTATGACCTTCAGGGCCAGCACGTCCGGCCCCAGCAGGTGTTCGCCTCGATGCTGCGCATCCTTGCCCCCGACAGTCCGATACCCGCCACGCTCGACGAGCAGGCAACGGCCTATCACCAAGTCCTTGACCGGCTAGCCACGCGGGAACGACGCGTCCTGCTGGTTCTCGACAACGTCGCCACCAGCACACAGATTGTCGATCTGCTGCCGCAGTCTGGATCGCATCGTGTGCTCGTCACCAGCCGTGACACCTTCTCTGTGCCCGCCGCACGCCAGTTCGCCCTGGACGTTCTAAAGCCCGAGGATGCGTTGCGGCTGCTGACCGACGGCCTTGTCCGGCGTTTCCCCGGTGACCAGCGGGCCGAACTCGAACCGGACGCCGCGCACCGGATCGCGGTGACCGTATGTGGTGCGCTGCCACTGGCACTCGAGATCACGACCGCGGTCCTGACCGGTGAACCTGACCTGTCCATCGCAGACTTGATCACCGAACTCACCGCGCCAGACGGGACCGGGGTACACCGGCTCTCCGACGGCGAACGCATCGTCGCGACCGTCATCGACCAGTCCTGGCACCGCCTACGCGCCCGCCACCCCGACGCCGCCCGCCTCCTCCCGCTCCTGACCCTCAACCCCGGACCCGACTTCCACACCGACGCCGCCGCCGCGCTCACCGGGCAACCCTCCGCGACCACGGTGGCCTGGCTACGAACACTTCGTCACGCGAACCTCCTGCACCACACCGGTAACGGACGGTGGGCGATGCACGACCTCATCCGCAGCCACGCTCGCGACCACCTCCACGACACTGCCACCCCGGACCCAAGCGCAGCGACCCTAGGACTTCTCGCGCACTACGTTTCCGCCACCGCCGCGGCAGACCGTCATTTACGTGTCTTGCCCGGCGATTCTCTGCCCGGACGGTTTACCGGACGAGCAGAAGCACTGGCGTGGCTAGACGCGGAGCGAGCCAATCTCACCGCCGCTGTCGTTCTCGCTCTGGCTGCCAGATGCTTCGAGATCGCCGGATTCCTGGCCGATTGCCTCGGCGCCTACCTGAAATGGCGTCGCCACATCAGCGACCTCGTCACGACAAGCGAACATGCTCTCACAGCCGCGCGGCAACTCGACGATCTCGGATTGCTTAGCTCTGCCTGGAACAACGTCGGGGTCGCACTACAAGAGGCGGGGAACTCCGATGGAGCTATCGCGGCTCTCCGGAAGGCCCGCGACACCCACCAAGAACTCGGTGACCTCCACGGCGAAGGCCTAGCCTGGAACAACCTCGGCAACACCCTGCGAAATGTGGAGCGCTTCGACGAAGCCCTCACCGCCCACCGCAAAGCCCTCGACATCTTCCAGAAAATCGGTGGCCTCCACAGCGAGGGCGACGCCTGGCACAACCTCGGCAACACCCTGCGAGATGTGGAGCGCTTCGACGAAGCCCTCACCGCACTACAGAAAGCCCACGAGATCTACCAAGAACTCGGCGACCTCCACGGCGAAGGCATAGCCTGGAACAACCTCGGCAACACCCTGCGAAATGTGGAGCGCTTCGACGAAGCCCTCACCGCCTACCGCAAGGCACGCGAGATCCACCAAAGACTCGACGACCGCCACAACGAAGGCAATTCTTGGGATGGCCTAGGCTGCGCCCTCCAAGCGAAGCGGCGCTTCGACGAAGCCCTCACTGCCCACTGCAAGGCACGCGACATCCACCAAGAACTCGACGACCGCCACAACGAAGGCAAGTCCTGGAACAACATCGGGCTCGTCCTTCAGGAAATGCGGCGCTTCGACGACGCCATCACCGCCCACTCCAGAGCCCTCGACATCTACCAAGCAGTTGGCGACCGCTGCCAAGAAGGCCTAACGTGGTGTTGCATCGTTTATGCCCTAGAGGAATTAGAAGAAGTCATGGGGGCGAAAGCCGCCGAAGACGCGTTTTCACGAGTGCTCACCACGGCAGATGACACCTACATCGAGGATGCGGTTCAAGAAGCCATGGAGAAGATGGACACCCGGCGCTCCACTCGGTCGCCGATCCCATCGAGTAGTGACGAGAAGTAG
- a CDS encoding AfsR/SARP family transcriptional regulator yields the protein MSMVIRLLGEVSAAVGGHEVDLGPARQRCVLAVLAFEAGDPVTGDELIERVWGEHAPVRAAGTLRSYLSRLRAALDRVPDVRIERTPFGYVCRVDREAVDVHRFRELVGQARGADSDEQAAGLFGSAFMLWRGEPFASLDSPWLAQIRAALAVERFTARLDHIDVELRLGRDALVLPALAEEVAAHPLDERLAAQYLLAMYRSGQQAEALEHYQRFRRDLADQLGVDPGPALRELHSRVLSADPALRRAETPRPTPRQLPLAPRTFTGRHRKLEELTTTLSAPGGVVAIVGQGGVGKTWLALRWAHQHTGLFPDGQLYADLRGWSQDEMPVTHTTVVRRFLDALGVPTAAVPDDPAAQVTLYRSLLADKRMLVLLDNARDSAQVSALLPGGDSSVVVTSRDSLVGLVVAHGLHLCPLEVLDTAEAERLLESHLGRDRLADDRAATDVLLEVAAGLPLALGVLAAQLAVRPKLGIRWLAAKLHDSGARLDVLDYGGLTEGLRAVFAASTKALRDDEERMFRLLGTFDLPDFTVHSAAALSGGTHEAAQSLLEALESTHLLEQHVHGRYRMHDLVRLYAAELGHEDTFEAGRRLVDFYLHTALSADRMLHPYRPGTEAATPDPAIALPHQDQDSALRWFQDERLCIPAVQRHAFGQGLHTDSWRLAWAVTTAQRRQADWQENAEIWKTGVAAAGGDPERLAVAHRFLGLALARLGGTQEALEHLERSLSLAEKLGDQRGQAHSHYALTQTLELAGELDQALTHANRTCQIYEDLDAPAEQAHSLNSLGWCHARTGDFDEGERLCARSLELHRDMNNDLGIASASDSLGYIAYHAGRHHEATQHYETAARVHERLGDMVVLADVLARLSDALHANGDTTEAARVRTRAVELFHAQHRIEEANRAENRQRS from the coding sequence ATGTCGATGGTGATCAGGTTGCTCGGCGAGGTATCCGCGGCCGTCGGCGGACACGAAGTGGATCTCGGGCCCGCACGCCAACGTTGTGTCCTGGCCGTACTGGCCTTCGAGGCGGGAGACCCGGTAACCGGTGACGAACTGATCGAACGGGTCTGGGGCGAACACGCACCGGTGCGCGCGGCCGGCACCCTTCGGTCTTATCTTTCGCGCCTGCGCGCCGCTCTCGACAGAGTGCCGGACGTGCGGATAGAGCGCACACCGTTCGGTTATGTGTGCCGTGTGGACCGAGAGGCCGTGGACGTGCACCGGTTCCGCGAGCTGGTGGGCCAAGCCAGGGGCGCCGACAGCGACGAACAGGCGGCCGGTCTCTTCGGTTCGGCGTTCATGCTGTGGCGAGGTGAACCGTTCGCGTCGCTGGACAGTCCATGGCTCGCGCAGATCCGGGCAGCACTGGCGGTGGAGAGATTCACCGCGAGGCTCGACCACATCGATGTGGAGTTACGGCTCGGCAGGGACGCGCTCGTGCTCCCCGCTCTCGCCGAAGAGGTGGCCGCGCACCCGCTGGACGAGCGGCTCGCCGCCCAGTATCTGCTGGCGATGTACCGGAGCGGGCAGCAGGCCGAGGCACTCGAACACTACCAGCGATTCCGGCGCGACCTCGCCGACCAGCTGGGCGTGGACCCCGGCCCCGCGTTACGTGAACTGCACAGCCGTGTGCTCAGCGCCGACCCCGCTCTCCGGCGGGCCGAAACACCCCGGCCGACACCCCGCCAGCTCCCGCTCGCGCCGCGCACGTTCACCGGCCGGCACCGAAAGCTGGAGGAACTCACCACGACACTGTCGGCCCCCGGCGGCGTCGTCGCGATCGTCGGACAAGGCGGTGTGGGCAAGACATGGCTCGCGCTCCGCTGGGCGCATCAGCACACCGGCCTGTTCCCCGACGGACAGCTGTATGCCGACCTGCGTGGCTGGTCACAGGACGAGATGCCGGTCACGCACACGACGGTGGTCCGGCGGTTCCTGGACGCGCTCGGAGTTCCGACGGCGGCGGTCCCCGACGACCCCGCGGCCCAGGTGACCCTGTACCGCAGCCTTTTGGCGGACAAGCGGATGCTCGTGCTGCTGGACAACGCACGCGACAGCGCACAAGTATCCGCGCTGCTTCCCGGCGGCGACTCCTCGGTCGTGGTGACCAGCCGCGACAGCCTGGTCGGCCTGGTCGTCGCCCACGGCCTTCACCTCTGCCCGCTCGAAGTACTCGATACCGCCGAGGCGGAACGGCTGCTGGAGAGCCACCTCGGACGTGACCGGCTCGCCGACGACCGTGCCGCCACCGACGTTCTCCTGGAAGTGGCGGCCGGGCTGCCACTGGCGCTGGGCGTGCTCGCCGCACAGCTCGCCGTACGACCGAAACTGGGCATCCGTTGGCTGGCCGCCAAACTCCACGACTCCGGCGCACGGCTCGACGTCCTGGACTACGGCGGTCTCACGGAGGGCTTGCGCGCGGTGTTCGCGGCGTCCACCAAGGCACTGCGCGATGACGAAGAACGAATGTTCCGCCTGCTGGGAACCTTCGACCTCCCCGACTTCACGGTGCACTCCGCCGCGGCCTTGTCCGGGGGCACCCACGAGGCGGCACAGTCGCTGCTGGAAGCGCTGGAGTCCACCCACCTGCTCGAACAGCATGTGCACGGCCGCTATCGCATGCACGATCTCGTGCGGTTGTACGCGGCCGAGCTCGGACACGAAGACACATTCGAAGCCGGACGGCGGCTCGTCGATTTCTACCTGCACACCGCCCTGAGCGCCGACCGGATGCTGCACCCCTACCGGCCAGGAACCGAAGCCGCGACTCCCGATCCCGCCATCGCACTACCGCACCAGGACCAGGATTCGGCGCTGCGCTGGTTCCAGGACGAGCGCCTGTGTATACCCGCGGTGCAGCGCCACGCGTTCGGACAGGGATTGCACACCGACTCGTGGCGGCTGGCATGGGCAGTCACCACAGCACAACGACGGCAAGCCGACTGGCAGGAGAACGCGGAGATCTGGAAGACCGGGGTGGCGGCAGCTGGCGGCGATCCGGAACGGCTGGCTGTGGCTCACCGGTTCCTCGGTCTGGCGCTGGCCCGGCTGGGCGGTACGCAGGAAGCTCTGGAACACCTCGAGCGCTCGCTGTCACTGGCCGAGAAACTGGGCGATCAACGTGGACAAGCACATTCACACTACGCGCTCACCCAAACTCTGGAGCTGGCCGGTGAACTGGACCAGGCCCTGACGCACGCCAACCGAACATGCCAGATCTACGAGGACCTGGACGCCCCAGCGGAGCAGGCCCACAGCCTCAACTCACTCGGCTGGTGCCATGCGCGAACAGGCGACTTCGACGAAGGCGAACGGCTCTGCGCACGCTCGCTCGAATTGCACCGCGACATGAACAACGACCTCGGAATCGCATCAGCGTCGGACAGCCTCGGCTACATCGCCTACCACGCCGGGAGACACCACGAGGCCACACAACACTATGAGACCGCGGCACGCGTGCACGAACGCCTGGGCGACATGGTCGTACTGGCCGACGTCCTGGCAAGACTGTCCGACGCTCTGCACGCGAACGGCGATACGACAGAAGCCGCCCGTGTCCGCACCCGAGCTGTCGAGCTCTTCCACGCACAACACCGCATCGAGGAAGCGAACCGCGCCGAAAACCGCCAACGATCGTGA
- a CDS encoding NAD-dependent succinate-semialdehyde dehydrogenase yields MSVRQITSVNPATEEVLGRFDPHTPDQIEAALARAAGAAAQWRSTPIEVRAQHLLRAAAIMRADRDRLAALITEEMGKPIAEAEAEVEKSAWCCEYYAEHGPAMLAREPVETAATRSHIAYDPLGLVLAVMPWNFPLWQVFRFAPPALLAGNGAVLKHASNVPRCALAIAEVWEQAGCPAGLFTTLLVGPDAVPSLIADDRIHALTLTGSTEVGAQVAAMAAAHLKPQVLELGGSDPFIVLADADIPAAAAAAVTARMLNAGQSCISGKRFIVEDAVAEEFTEAFAAGVAALTVGDPFDRDVRIGPLARAGIRADVLDQVRRSVSAGARIVTGGTVPEGPGFYLWPAVLDNVTPEMAVAAEETFGPVAAVVRAKDASDAVDIANVTEFGLGAALWTSDLDRADLLVPRIDAGAVFVNGIVASDPRLPFGGVKRSGYGRELGVFGIRQFTNIKSVWVGPAQNGQDHPLSE; encoded by the coding sequence ATGTCCGTTCGTCAGATTACCTCCGTCAACCCCGCGACCGAAGAAGTCCTGGGTCGCTTCGATCCGCACACCCCGGACCAGATCGAGGCGGCCCTCGCCCGGGCGGCCGGTGCGGCCGCCCAGTGGCGGTCAACTCCGATCGAGGTCCGCGCCCAGCACCTCCTCCGCGCCGCAGCCATCATGCGCGCCGACCGGGACAGGCTCGCCGCGCTGATCACCGAGGAGATGGGCAAGCCCATCGCTGAGGCTGAAGCCGAGGTCGAGAAGTCCGCCTGGTGCTGTGAGTACTACGCCGAGCACGGTCCGGCGATGCTCGCCCGCGAGCCGGTCGAGACCGCCGCCACGCGCAGCCACATCGCCTACGACCCGCTGGGTCTGGTGCTCGCCGTGATGCCGTGGAACTTCCCGCTGTGGCAGGTGTTCCGGTTCGCGCCGCCCGCGCTGCTGGCGGGCAACGGCGCCGTGCTGAAGCACGCGTCGAACGTCCCGCGCTGCGCCCTCGCGATCGCCGAGGTCTGGGAGCAGGCGGGCTGCCCGGCCGGGCTGTTCACCACGCTGCTGGTCGGCCCGGACGCCGTGCCGAGCCTCATCGCCGACGATCGCATCCACGCCTTGACCCTCACCGGCTCGACCGAGGTCGGCGCCCAGGTCGCGGCCATGGCCGCCGCGCACCTCAAGCCGCAGGTGCTCGAACTCGGTGGCTCAGACCCGTTCATCGTCCTCGCAGACGCCGACATCCCCGCCGCCGCGGCCGCCGCCGTCACGGCGCGGATGCTCAACGCTGGGCAGAGCTGCATCTCGGGCAAGCGCTTCATCGTCGAGGACGCGGTCGCCGAGGAGTTCACCGAAGCGTTCGCCGCAGGCGTCGCCGCGCTGACTGTCGGCGACCCCTTCGACCGCGACGTCCGGATCGGCCCGTTGGCCAGGGCGGGCATCCGCGCGGACGTGCTTGACCAGGTGCGCCGCAGCGTCTCGGCGGGCGCCAGGATCGTCACCGGCGGCACGGTGCCCGAGGGACCGGGCTTCTACCTCTGGCCCGCCGTCCTGGACAACGTCACCCCCGAGATGGCCGTCGCGGCTGAGGAGACCTTCGGACCGGTCGCCGCGGTCGTCCGGGCGAAGGACGCGTCCGATGCCGTCGACATCGCCAACGTCACCGAGTTCGGTCTTGGTGCGGCCCTGTGGACGTCCGACCTCGACCGCGCTGACCTCCTTGTGCCCCGCATCGACGCAGGCGCCGTGTTCGTCAACGGCATCGTCGCGTCCGACCCCCGGCTGCCCTTCGGCGGCGTCAAGCGCAGCGGCTATGGGCGTGAGCTGGGCGTCTTCGGGATCCGGCAGTTCACCAACATCAAGAGCGTCTGGGTCGGGCCTGCGCAAAACGGCCAAGACCACCCGCTCAGCGAATGA
- the npdG gene encoding NADPH-dependent F420 reductase encodes MTSPQPAPRLDEQSQRVGTVAIVGGTGALGLGLATRWAHAGIDVRIGSRRADSAQAVATRLPRASGGENAVMIDGAPVVVIAVPFSAHLETLRSLAKVIQPGQLLIDTTAPMVPGRRGLRPIMPWAGSAAEQAQDLLPAGVSVISAMQTVSAAILQDLGQRLDEDVLICGDKSADKAVAAGLIESIHGLRAVDCGPLDMSGICERITALLVGVNRRYKTHAGIRLTGLPVTSAKSSLGRPA; translated from the coding sequence ATGACATCCCCTCAGCCCGCGCCACGGCTCGATGAGCAGTCCCAGCGCGTCGGGACCGTCGCCATCGTCGGTGGCACCGGTGCCCTCGGGCTCGGACTCGCGACGCGGTGGGCGCACGCCGGTATCGATGTCCGCATCGGTTCTCGCCGCGCGGACTCCGCGCAGGCTGTTGCTACGCGGCTACCACGAGCGTCCGGCGGTGAGAACGCCGTGATGATCGATGGAGCGCCGGTCGTCGTCATCGCGGTCCCGTTCAGCGCTCACCTCGAGACTCTGCGATCGCTCGCCAAGGTCATCCAGCCGGGGCAGTTGCTGATCGACACGACCGCGCCGATGGTGCCAGGGCGCCGAGGCCTTCGGCCGATCATGCCGTGGGCGGGCTCAGCTGCCGAGCAGGCCCAAGACCTGCTTCCGGCAGGCGTCTCGGTCATCTCCGCGATGCAGACGGTCAGCGCCGCCATCCTGCAGGACCTCGGACAGCGCCTCGACGAGGACGTGTTGATCTGCGGCGACAAGAGCGCCGACAAGGCTGTCGCAGCTGGTCTCATCGAAAGCATCCACGGATTGCGCGCGGTCGACTGCGGCCCCCTGGACATGAGCGGTATCTGTGAACGGATCACCGCGTTGCTGGTCGGTGTCAACCGGCGCTACAAGACGCACGCCGGAATCCGGCTCACCGGACTGCCCGTGACATCGGCGAAATCGAGCCTCGGACGTCCCGCGTAA